The sequence GGAAAAATCATCGTTTAGAATAGTATTCGTACAGGGGTCAAAATCATCAAAGCAAAGTAGCCCACTCCACTTGACCATTCAAATCTTGAATAATTGTTAGATATATGATAAACAATGGCCTACATTGGATAAATCAATCTTGGCTGTTGGAGATATATCATCATTCAGGAAGCTTCTTTTACCTATTATGAACATatgtttaactttttatatgtttCTCTTAGTGCAAGATGTGGATGACAACCACCTTTTATTTCCAGAAAGAATTCAAACTGAAAGACTGTCATTCAGTACTACCATACAAGGGAAAGTTGTAGCTGCGATCAGGTGAATGGAGAAAATTAATACAGTTACTATTCTTGCAAGAACCATACATACAATAAGTTAATGAGATCAAGAGACTCCGTCATGTGAACCTATCAAATTTAACACCATACATCCTTAAAATCAACTCACTTTTCACTGCCTAATCTGGAATTTGTTATCTCActttgtttcttatttttcatacaaatcTTCAAAAGCTGCTCTGCTACTTCATCCACCTCTTGTTCGTCGCTCTCTTTGATTGAGTCGCTCAATCTTTTCCCTCTATCCCTCAGTTCTTCACAAAATGGTTTCTCCACAGTCACTTTATTTATTGCTTTCGCCAATCCTTCTGCCAAATAGTGTCCATTCCCATCTCTTTCGACCTCTACTCCAGCACCAGTCTCTACCACAAGTCTGGCATTTATTGGCTGATCCGCTTGCATCGGCATGGCTATAACTGGAACACCAAAGTACATGCTCTCCATGATAGAGCCCCACCCGCAATGGCTTACAAAACCACCAGTACTAGGATGGGCTAAAATCTTTGTCTGTGGTGCCCATCCAGGAACTATGATCCCTCTGTCTTTGACAGTTTCAAGAAAGCCTGCGGGCATTGCTTCTTTGATGCTACTCTTCTCCCCAATGGGAAACCTTACAACCCATAAAAAGTTGACATTACAAAGTGCTAACCCTTTTGCTATTACTTCTATCTGATCCTTGGACAAGAAACACTCACTTCCaaaggaaatatatatagttgaataCTCTTGTTTCTCACTCAGCCACCTCATGATCTCTGAGAACTTCTCATCATCATCGCCACTAGCATCAGCAATAAGTGGACCGGTGGGCACTATCTGTTTCTTGCACCTACTTGATAGATAATCGATATACTTCCCTTCAACAGCTCTAGAGCTTTTCATCAATATTACATCAGTAGAGAGTTTGAAATTCCCAAATGCAAAATCTTCGTCAGCATCTTTTAAATTTGGCAACACACGACCACGAAAATTGTTGTTCTCATGATCCAGGAGGTATATTGCCTGATAAGGGAAAGTGGAACTAGCCCCCTCCGTATATATATGATGGTAAAAGGCAAATAATGTTGCACCGGCAGATGAAAAAAAAACGGAAGGTATACCTTTGGATGAAGCAAGCTTTGGAGCCCACGGCTGGAAGAAATCATATATAAGCAGATCAGGGTTGACAGAATTCATTATATTTGAGAAGCTGGAACTTGACATTTGAAGGGCCTGTATAAGGGTTGTCAGAAGATTGGAAGGCAAATTCTTGGTTGTGTGCAACTCAGGAGGGAGTTCTGATGATGGTGGAATATGGAGTTCGACTAGTTGTATTAAGGGATCATCTGATACATCTTTTCCGGTGTTAGTTCTGATGGAATCAAGATTGATAGCAGTAGAGCAGAGATATATGGAGAAGTTTCTTCTTGAGAGTCTTTTGGCGAGTTCAAGAAAGGGAAATATGTGTCCATGAGCTAACCATGGAAACATAAGGATTCTGAATTTAGCTTCTTTTTTCTCCATGAATGTGAAACGAAGCTCTGTTGGATGTCTGAAGTGCAGAAACTGGAAAAATGGTGAGAATTTGAAGGCTTTTGAGGGATCAGTTCTTGCATTCCCCTTCCTTATGCCTGCAGATATCGATAACTAAGGCCTCATAACttaggaaaaaaacaaataataccgCTAGCCACCTGTGGATTGATAAATTCTATGCTAGAACCACCGACTCAAAGTCAACAGTTGTTACCAACACAAAATTCCTCAGCACCAGAGACAAAAGCAATTTATTTCAGACTTGCAGTCACAGTTTTCCAGAACAATGCAATAAACATGATAGTAATGAGGGACCTTCTAGTTCATCATTCCCATTATTATAAACAAAGATACAAACGAAATGCAgaaacaaaattcttgaaactTCTCCATATATTATagaccaaaatcataaaagcCAGATATGATGAGCAGTGTCCCATTTATGCTTTAACAGAATAAACAAGCCAGGTAGCCCATATAAAGTTACTTTCACGTGCTTCCGACCCCTTTGCTATCTCTAGAATCTGCGCCTTGGACAAGAAGTGCTCGCTGCCAAAGCAAATGAAAAGGGTTGAAAATCATTCCTTTTTACTTAGCCACTGCAAGATCTCCGGATACACCTCATCTTCGTCATTAGGTTCTTGAACGATTGACTTTCTTCTGGCATAATGCAGAAAGATAGTCGATATACTTCCCTTCAACCCCTCTTAAGCTCTTAACTAAAACAATATCAGAAGACAATTTCAAGTTCCCAAATGCAAAGTCTTTGCCGGCATCTTTTACTTTTGGTTCAAAGGGAGCATAGatcaaatttttcatgatCCAGAAGATATATTTCTTGATAAGGGAAAGTAGTAGTCCCATATGTGTACCAATgatagaaaaatgaaaatagggGCTGCAGGTTTAGTTTCAAATATAACAGATGGTATACATTGAATAAAGCTAGCTGTGCCGCCCACGGCTGGAAGAAATCATATATCAGTAGGTCAGGCTTTAAAGCATTCAAGATTTCAGAAAAGCTAGAACTTGACATCTGGAAGGCCTGCTAAAGGATTGGCAAAAGATTGGATGGTAAATTCTTGGTTGTGGTGGAAGTTCAGGCAATGATGGTAATCGGAGCTCTTAGATCTATTGAGGCTGTCTCAATATTCAAGTCTGTTCCAGTGTTGTTTCTGattgaatcaaaattgacAGCAGCAGAACAGAAGTATATGTGGAAACTTCTTTTCGAGAGTCTTTTGGCTAGTCCAAGAAAGGGAATACAAGTGAATAAGCTAACCAAGGAAACATTAGAATGCTGAATTTAGGTTGTTCTTTCTCCAGGAGTCAAACCTGTCCCCTAGTTAATGTTTTCAGCTAGACCAGAACACTTGTGCTGATATCAAAAAAACTCTTTTGATTGTTTTCCAGTACCATTTTTCCACTAAGTAAACCATTAGTTAATACTCTACATCGGAGATGCATGATAAATAATGGCCTACGTTGGTTAAATCATTTTGGCAGTTAGAGACATATCATCATTCACGAGAGCTTCTTTTACGTATTATGAACATatgtttaactttttatatgtttCTCTTAGTGAAAGATGTCGATGACAATAACCTTTTATTTCCGGAACGAATTCTAACTGACAGACTGTCATTCAGTACTACGTACAACGGAAAATTGTAGTCCTGATCAGGCGAATGGAGAAAATTAATACAGTTACTATTCTTGCAAGAAATCATACATACAATAACTTACTCAGATCAAGAGACTCAGTAATATGAACCTATCAAATTTAACACCATGCATCCTTAAAATCAACAAACTTTTCACTGCCTGATCCGGAACATAATATCACAGTTGTTTCTCATTGTCCATACAAATCCTCAGTAGCTGCTCTTCTACTTCATTCATCTCTTGTTCTTCGCTCTCTTTCATCAACTCACTCAATCTTTCAGCTCTATCCCTCAGGCCTTCACAAAATGGCTTCTCTACAATCACTTTATTTATCGCTCTCGCCAATCCTTCCGCCAAATAGTGTCCATTTCCATCCCTTTCAACCTCTATTCCAGCACCAGTCTCCACCACAAGTCTAGCATTTATTGGCTGATCAGATTTCATCGGCATGGCTATAACAGGAACACCAAAATACATGCTTTCCATGATGGAACTCCAGCCACAATGGCTTACAAAACCACCAGTACTCCAATGGGCTAAAATCTTTGTCTGTGGTGCCCATTCAGGAACTATTATCCCTCTGTCTTTCACCGTTTCGAGAAACCATGCAGGCAATGCTTCTTCTATGCTAGTACTCTTTTCTCCAGTAGGAAACCTTACAACCCATAAAAAGTTAACGTTACAAAGTGCTAACCCTTTTGCGATTACTTCTATCTGATCCTTGGACAAGAAATACTCACTTCCaaaggaaatatatatagttgaataCTCTTGTTTCTCACTCAGCCACCTCATGATCTCTGAGAGCTTCTCATCATCATAGTGACTAGCATCTGCAATAAGTGGACCGGTGGGCACTATCTGTTTCTTGCACCTATTTGACAGATAATCAATATACTTCCCTTCGACACTTCTAGAGCTTTTCATCAATATAATGTCGGTAGAGAGTTTGAAGCTCCCAAATGCAAAATCTTTCTCAGCATCTTTTATATTTGGCTCAATACGAGCAAGCACATTTGTGCTCTCATGATCCAGGAGGTATATTGCCTGATATGGGAAAATGGAACTAGCCCCCTCTGTATATAAATGATGGTAAAAGGCATACGGTGCTACACCAGCACATGAGAAAAAAACGGAAGGTATAACTTTGGATGAAGCAAGCTTTGGAGCCCATGGCTGGAAGAAATCATATATCAGCAGATCAGGGTTGACAGAATTCATGATATCTGAGAAGCTGAAACTTGACGTTTGAAAGGCCTGTAGAAGGGCTGGCAGAAGATTGGAAGGCAAATTCTTGGTTGTGTGCAACTCAGGAGGGAGTTCTGATGACGGTGGAATATGGAGTTCAACTAGTTCTATAGAGGGATCGTCTGATACATCTCTTTCGGTGTTAGCTCTAATGGAATCAAGATTGACAGCAGTGGAGCAGAGGTATACGGAGAAGTTTCTTCTTGAGAGTCTTTTGGCTAGTTGAAGAAAGGGAAATATGTGTCCATGAGCTAACCATGGAAACATAAGGACTCTGaatttggtttcttttttctccatgAATGTGAAATCAAGCTCTGCTAATTGTCCAAAGTGCAGAAACCAGAAAAATGGTGATATTTATGAAGACTTTTGAGGGATCAGTTCTTGCATTCCCCTTTCTTACCAATATGTAACGCCTAATAActtaaagaaatataacacCGCTAGCTGCCTGTGGGTTGACAAAATCAATGCCAGAGCAACCGACCCAAAATCAAGATTCGTTATCAACACAATATTCCAGATCACCACAGACAAATATATAGAGACcctgaaatttgatgtaattatacataaactttctgtaatttgaaaaattgcatcgAACACGCTAACACCCTAAgctttgttttcatctaacaaataagttcctcaAGTACTCAAAATTCATAGAAGTTtttgatgttaataaaaatattgaaaacttcaagggtgctagatgtaattatttaggagctgtaaatatttattgcagACTTGCAGTCACAGTTTTCCAGAACGCGGCAatgaacattatataataaggGACCTTCAAGTCCATAATtctcattattataaaagCCAGATATCAGGGGCAGTGTCCCATTTATGCTTTAACAGAATGAACAAGCCAGGAAGCTTTTGATACCAATATATAGAAGGATATCCCTAAGAAAAATTTGTACACCACAAGAATCACAGTGCActggttttaaattttacatatttcaaTCATGTGGAgtgtataaaatgaaaaacaatgaTATCGATCACAATGCAACAAAAGATCCCTTCCTTGTTTCCGGGTGGTTGCACCAGCTTTCTGGTGCACCAGCCCAAATAATTTGATCCATGATGTAAAAACTGCTTACTGAGGAAGAACTGGAGGGGCAATCGTTCGCGTGTTGTATGATTCGCAGTGGCCGCACTTCTGACCGATTATGTGGAAGTAAACTTCAGTAGTATCATTGCAGTCGTTGCAAAGAATCCAAACCTGCAGGTGTAATCATGGGATGCTTGTCAGGGAATGAAAATGTTGCATCTGATTTTAAGAGTTACAAAGGCAAATGTTGCAATAGTAGCACCTTCTTGTTTCTATATTCATCTGGCATGACTGTTGCTTCAATCTGTAGGTAAAGACAACTTTCTTGTCAGATAATAGTGAAAACAGTTTGAGCAGTTCCGGATGATGATAAATGGAAAAAGTGAACATGTTGGGAACTTGTGAGACAGATTATGAAATATATGCATAAACTAGAAGGGATCACAACTACGAGAACATACAAACTTTAGTTCGGAAAAATGCCCCCACTTCCACTGccactcaaattttttcaaagtaaaatattatgaatggTAAATGGCATTGATATTTCTTGACGTTACGTTCAAATACACAAACATCCCTTATCTTTTGCAAAATAACAAGTAACCCATTAAggttgtaattgtaattgCTGGTACACTCCTATTTGATAGCAAAAGTTTACACAAAgggtgtcaatataatttacccgataactattataaaattacaacttacCCCTGACAATaaatttcacataaaaaatgaaaagctgTATCATACTTCAcattccaataaaaaaatggttATTTTTCGCATAATTAAAACCAATACTAGTATCAACATAAGAAGAAAGTTGAGCAACTGCCTGAGGTTCAATCAACaatctatataaaataagaagtaCCTCCTCATCTATTCTCTTCCAGGTTCTCGACATGTCCATGATCGACCTGGAGCATATTGGGCAGCAGTACCTGTATGCCATCCCAATGAGACATTGGCAAGGTTGTTTATCAATTTCATTTCTAGCTGTGAAAGGATAGCCTGAAGCAAATAATAGTTGATACATGGTATAGTTTCATTACTTTTCACGCTTTATCAGCTCATGGTAACATTCACAATGCATGGTGTGTCCACATTTCATGACAGTGGTGTCTTTCAGGGAGTCAAATAGATACTGTATGCAAAAACTGGCAGTGTTATAGCAGAAAGTGTAATTTGATTATCAAGATTATgaagaaactgaaaaaaatttaggagGGAACCTCATAACATATAGGACAGTGATGCCTCATGGAGTTCTCCACGCACAGGTGATTGTCGCGCAAACTAACAGAATAACAGGAGCCTGCATGATTAACAAAAATGGGATGAAAAATTTCCAGAAGGAGATTCAAAGACATTACAGAAACGGTATTTAGCTGAAAATTAACCACAAGAATTAAGGAAAACACTTGCTAGCATGGTTTAATCTGATTCAAACAACAGATAAAAGAATCTGAAGTAAACAAAATAGTTCTATAAAAGTAGAGCTAATTCTGCATACCGCACTTCTTGCAGTGAAAGAAGTTATCACGACCTCCGATCCTAAAATCATaagataaaacaagaaattagaACAACTCTGGGAGCAGAAGGAAGGTATTCAAGCATGAGTGCATATTTGTCTCCGAAACCTGCAAATCCCACAGTCGTCACAATGAAACTGTCCTTTGTCAATCTGCACCAACAATAACCTAAATTAGCGTTGAGGAGTAAGTCACAAAATGAGCTTTGTAACACCAGAACTTGAGGATCTCTAGTGTTCAGAAAATAGCACCAAAcgagaaattagaaaattgcAACGCATTCATAAGGATTTCTGCCAGGTcgaaggataattacatcatcgTCGTAAAATTTGCAGATGTCGCAAAAATATTCTCCCATATTGACACCACAGTTTGTACAAACACGTGCAACCTGGATGATGGGAGAGAGACTAATAATGAACCATTCCGTAAATGGATAGGAAGTAGGAAGAAAACAAAGTTACAAAAAAGTTTCTCTTGAGTAGGAGGCAAGAAGGGCATACAGGCTGCTCAGTGTCACAAACAGAACAGATAACCTGCAACATAAGTAAgcgtatttttttattttaacaaaatacgGATTTGGGAACAATAAGAATGAACAAGAGTCAGGAAAATGGGGGCAGAAGCAGGAAGAGTACATTTCTGCAAAAGACATACTTGTTTCACTTCGTACCGGACTAACTCATGCCGATCATAAATGTTACGCAGCGTACTCTGTTGATTTAACAAGGTGAAAGCAACAAAGCCAGATAGAATCAATTTTTTGCAGAAAAATGTATAAAGTGTTACGATATCAGGCAAATTGATAAAAGTtgtcaaaatttgaaagtCTCACATGAAATTAGTTAAGGGCAGTACAtggggaaaaataaaagaagtatCAACATACCACAGCTTCGTTGTGACAGTGGCGACAATCATAGACTTCATTACAGCATGGAGCCCTAATCCTGCATCTTCTTCTGTAATGCTTGCATCTGTCAAATTCAAAGAATGATAGTGTCGATAATTTCAGACCATTCTATCAAATAGAACTCAAACATGAACTCAGCAGAAGAAGGATCACAACTGTATGCATACtgttaagaaaaaaacacatattCATGTCAAAACAAAGTCCGGAGAATCGATCTTTGTTCTTACATAAGAACCTTGGTAGTTCAATTACTGAACAAGATCAAGACAGCTATTGAACAATGACGAGGTGGCAGCCTATATACAAGGTTGAAAAAAGTTGGAAAGATTCCAACTTCCATGAGCAATAGTCATAATGACTCATCAAATTTCACAGAGGATCACACAGCGAATCAGAACATCAATGCTGCTATGAAACCTCAACGAGAAAAACCACTGCTGGAACTTTCAAAGAATCAAACTTTCTTCATAAGCACTGAAAAAATCACagatatttcttaaaatacaaCAACTGCGTAAAACATTCAAATCAAGAATGAAATGAAGATCAATAAACAACCAAGCCCACCAATCAAGAAACTAGGAATATCCAGATTTCACCTGCATCTGAATaccaacaaacaaaaacagtaagtatcaagaaaaagagaaagaaatatacCCATATCCCATCTTCCCAAAAGTAAGACGATCATTAGAGTGGTCTTCCATTAGCATTTCCAAGAATTCTCacccaagaaaaaatgataaaagggCAAGAGCTGAAAGGAAGCAAAGGCAAGGAAATCGGATACAGAGGAAGATGGGGATGAGCCCAAAATCCTTAAAAAACTGGAAAGGGCCAGCCATCATGTCAAGTGGGCACTGACACCTTATATACCCATGCACTTAATTAGCTTAAACAGCCCcaactttcttgaaattattactaaatttGGAAAGAGTTTAAGTtgtatttatatgaatatatttatggaAAGAGGATAAGGTGGCGTGATAGAGAGAGACTATGAGGATGGGGTGACAAAGTGGGACAGACCGCCGCACACTCCAGCCAATGGGAAATTCAGAGTGAAAGCAATCTCTCATTCAGAAATTAAAGGCAACTGCTTTGTCTTGTTTTCGTGTTGATTAGAGTAAAAAAAGGGTAGAAAATTCTTGCTATTCttttcttgtgtgtgtgtgaattttGTTGGAAGGAAACCCCATGTGATTTCCTACCAGTTGATGTGACTTTTAGCTCCCATTGGCTGCAAACTCGTCCATTTCAATGCAATCAGCAGCCAGCCAGAAGCACCAAGCTTTgagatttattattgaaaaataaaacataattaaacaaaagtaATATCTTTCTCATTGAAATCTAAGATCCAAAGACAAGGAAAATGTATAGATTAAACAATTAGAGATCAAGATTCATACAATCACATTCTTCCGCACATCTACATGAAATCATGTTAATGGCATTGGGAATTTAAATGTACGTGCAGAAATGGAGATTTATCAAAATGCTCCTATGATTTATCCTTTGTTTGGcaagaaaaatagatttacGGCTAAAACATGACGTCAAACAGAAATGGAGATGGAGATTTTATCAAATGCTCCTCATGTTCAGAATTTCTAGGTCAACAACTTGCACAAAATACGCTCTCTCGGGCTTCGTGCAGCCGCATACTCatttggataatattaatttttgtatcctcaaaatattaatcataaattattacacaacacaaTTTCTAGACAGAATGTAGTAAAATACTACGTACATGTACTTTTCTACGACAAATACGTATGTGTACGCTCAGTATTCATTCAGATCAgatgtattttcattttccagACAGACAGCGAAACAAAGGCCATTTGCAGCTGCCCTGTCTATTAATTGGGCCGAACTGTCAGGGTCGGATAGAATAGTGGAccgaattaaataaattatggggcTCCAATCACAAGTCCATGGATCCGATCCAATAATCCAGCCCACTATTCTTGggctttttcaattttatttaattaatttttagagtaAATTGTATTGACattccataaaattaaatctaattatgcAAATACCCTTTGCCATAAATATATCCCTTAACATTATAGTTGTAACTAAAAATACAGCCGTTTTCAGTGATCAAAAGTTACGCAAACAGCCCCTGATATGTATTACACTAAAACTCTTAGAGGGTTAGCCtataatcttataaaaaataaatgatgtttgtgtaattaaatttaattttaggagtagaaatgtaatttacttaatataaaacaaaatgatgGTCAGCTAACAACaagcaaattaaaaataatctatattttcaattttctaaagggaaaaaaaaaaaagaaaatacctATTAGTTAACAAGAACACAAACTTTGGAATCATCCATTCCTCAGCCTGCAAAtgcaatattataataatataataatgtataaatatatattctccgtaattataattaaataatagtcaatgtttgagagacaaaaaggtatatatttgtatgagactaaattatattttgtgattcAAATTATGCccatttttatactttatcatctattttttttttttgtattaatttatcatctcaactatacgaaatttacactttgtcatatatgagggtttttttgttgattttttgcGGAAAATACATCACATGTTGTGTatgtgtgaaaaatatcacatcacataactcttaaatatcacatatacACTACATGTTATTgttttgacaaaaaacttgtttaaaaataattataaatgacaaagtgcaaaattttgtaaaattgaaatgacaaattgaagcaaaaaaaaattaatatcaatatgtaACGATTATAATTCgaatgacaaaatgtaattaaccgtTCATATTATTAGAACGTACCCTATTGTCCTATGCACCATCCATATGTGATGAAAATACACATACATTAGTGATATtttatcacataatttttttgtcattaactTTATCCCACtgttgaattatataattattctcaCGTTGATTGTTTAATAACTCTGACACcttccaatttaaaattatgttgatcattcaaattacatatacagtagaaaaaacaagaaatcatCTTGATTCTTGTAAAATTCCAGACCCAACAACATTATCGTTAATTTTTAAGCACGTCGAACGTATTCGGTATTATGcaaaattatgaacttttcttgatataaatgaagtattttttttaaattgttttgaaCAGGTTGTCCGTTCAATTGGAAATGCAATAAATAGAAGATGATTGGTCAGCAACCTTCAAAATACCAACGGAAAAACCGGTGGGCTTCTTCCTTAAAACCAGACCAATCGTAGGTAGAAGAAGAGGCTGCAAAGACGAAGAGAGAGCGGAGGAAAACTTTTGCATTTTCCTCTGAATTATATTCTCTGTCTCTctgtttgtaattttgatcttcTTCGATAATTCCTTGACGACAATGGGTTGTGGGAAATCAAAGCACGCTGTTGCCACGGCCGACACGCTTGCCAAGAGCAAGAGCAGAAGCAAGAGCCTGGAGAAAAACCCGCCTGTCGTTGAGGATCATGCCAAGTCTGATGCGGATCATGTGAATGCAAATGAGGTGAACAAGCCGGCTGATCATGGGAAGGTGAAGGATGATCATGAAATCAAGAAGAAGGAAACTGGTCAAAAAGCTGAGGAGGGAAAGGGAAAAGCCCAGAAAACAGAtggaaaagagaaggaaaatgaTGGTGATCATGGAAATGGAGaatctgctgctgctgctgctgatgttGTGGTTGTGGAGGAAAACAAGAATGGGGAATTGAAGGAATCAGGAAAAGAGGAGAAGGTTAAAAAGGAGGTTGAGGTTGATCATCATCAAGAAGATCAAGGAAAGCTGCTGGTTTCACATGATTCTTCTCCTAATGACTTTTTCTCTCCCCAGAAGGAACATGGAGAGACCATTGAATCCATCATCACCGACGGAGTTTCAGGAAAATCCGACTATTATTCTCCACGTGCTAAAGGGAATGATGCTGTCGAGGGAAAAGGGATTGATGGAGAGGATAATTCgaacaaagaaaaaggttCGTTTACATCAATTTAGATGAACTCTACGGTTGTGGTATTAGTAATGAGTTTGTAATGAAATATGTTTGACTGCATGCATGGATTT comes from Sesamum indicum cultivar Zhongzhi No. 13 linkage group LG10, S_indicum_v1.0, whole genome shotgun sequence and encodes:
- the LOC105171477 gene encoding E3 ubiquitin-protein ligase MIEL1 is translated as MLMEDHSNDRLTFGKMGYGCKHYRRRCRIRAPCCNEVYDCRHCHNEAVSTLRNIYDRHELVRYEVKQVICSVCDTEQPVARVCTNCGVNMGEYFCDICKFYDDDIDKGQFHCDDCGICRIGGRDNFFHCKKCGSCYSVSLRDNHLCVENSMRHHCPICYEYLFDSLKDTTVMKCGHTMHCECYHELIKREKYCCPICSRSIMDMSRTWKRIDEEIEATVMPDEYRNKKVWILCNDCNDTTEVYFHIIGQKCGHCESYNTRTIAPPVLPQ
- the LOC105171476 gene encoding beta-D-glucosyl crocetin beta-1,6-glucosyltransferase-like, which produces MEKKETKFRVLMFPWLAHGHIFPFLQLAKRLSRRNFSVYLCSTAVNLDSIRANTERDVSDDPSIELVELHIPPSSELPPELHTTKNLPSNLLPALLQAFQTSSFSFSDIMNSVNPDLLIYDFFQPWAPKLASSKVIPSVFFSCAGVAPYAFYHHLYTEGASSIFPYQAIYLLDHESTNVLARIEPNIKDAEKDFAFGSFKLSTDIILMKSSRSVEGKYIDYLSNRCKKQIVPTGPLIADASHYDDEKLSEIMRWLSEKQEYSTIYISFGSEYFLSKDQIEVIAKGLALCNVNFLWVVRFPTGEKSTSIEEALPAWFLETVKDRGIIVPEWAPQTKILAHWSTGGFVSHCGWSSIMESMYFGVPVIAMPMKSDQPINARLVVETGAGIEVERDGNGHYLAEGLARAINKVIVEKPFCEGLRDRAERLSELMKESEEQEMNEVEEQLLRICMDNEKQL
- the LOC105171478 gene encoding myb-like protein X → MGCGKSKHAVATADTLAKSKSRSKSLEKNPPVVEDHAKSDADHVNANEVNKPADHGKVKDDHEIKKKETGQKAEEGKGKAQKTDGKEKENDGDHGNGESAAAAADVVVVEENKNGELKESGKEEKVKKEVEVDHHQEDQGKLLVSHDSSPNDFFSPQKEHGETIESIITDGVSGKSDYYSPRAKGNDAVEGKGIDGEDNSNKEKEESVKVDEGEKVAPADETKASEEEKTPALAADNEKADGASTTVAKGY
- the LOC105171475 gene encoding beta-D-glucosyl crocetin beta-1,6-glucosyltransferase-like, with the protein product MEKKEAKFRILMFPWLAHGHIFPFLELAKRLSRRNFSIYLCSTAINLDSIRTNTGKDVSDDPLIQLVELHIPPSSELPPELHTTKNLPSNLLTTLIQALQMSSSSFSNIMNSVNPDLLIYDFFQPWAPKLASSKGIPSVFFSSAGATLFAFYHHIYTEGASSTFPYQAIYLLDHENNNFRGRVLPNLKDADEDFAFGNFKLSTDVILMKSSRAVEGKYIDYLSSRCKKQIVPTGPLIADASGDDDEKFSEIMRWLSEKQEYSTIYISFGSECFLSKDQIEVIAKGLALCNVNFLWVVRFPIGEKSSIKEAMPAGFLETVKDRGIIVPGWAPQTKILAHPSTGGFVSHCGWGSIMESMYFGVPVIAMPMQADQPINARLVVETGAGVEVERDGNGHYLAEGLAKAINKVTVEKPFCEELRDRGKRLSDSIKESDEQEVDEVAEQLLKICMKNKKQSEITNSRLGSEK